A stretch of Anaerolineales bacterium DNA encodes these proteins:
- a CDS encoding 6-phosphofructokinase → MKRIAVLTRGGDAPGMNSVIRAIVRAGADRGLEVYCVRHGFNGPIIGDMQRLGPRDVSGSMQLARLLWPDHQRGVDLLAGCPRQP, encoded by the coding sequence GTGAAGCGCATCGCCGTTCTGACCCGCGGGGGAGATGCACCCGGGATGAACAGCGTGATCCGCGCCATCGTCCGGGCGGGAGCCGACCGGGGCCTGGAGGTGTACTGTGTGCGCCATGGTTTCAACGGACCGATCATTGGAGACATGCAGCGCCTCGGGCCTCGGGACGTTAGCGGCAGCATGCAACTGGCTCGGCTGCTCTGGCCGGACCATCAGCGGGGTGTCGATCTTCTTGCGGGGTGTCCCCGGCAGCCCTAG